A single region of the Rhodospirillales bacterium genome encodes:
- a CDS encoding folate-binding protein YgfZ translates to MHSTPFFTKLQARGLIHIEGTDRHDFLQGLISNDIHKLSAGHLLYACLLTPQGKFLHDFFIQEGDGFLLLDCEGGARARDLYQRLNTYRLRADVRLSIEEDNSVYAVFGFKEGLPDPRHPDMDFRSFEKPDMEEKPFAEWDRRRITLGIPDGSRDMEVERSTLLECRIDKLNGIDWNKGCYMGQELTARTHHRGLCKKHLVPVKLNAPAQPPFTDIEICGKIVGNMRSSCGDIGLALLKDEHIKNMKENKNGNLIPL, encoded by the coding sequence ATGCACTCAACCCCATTCTTTACCAAATTACAAGCCAGAGGTCTCATCCATATTGAAGGAACGGACCGGCATGACTTCCTGCAAGGTTTAATCTCAAACGACATTCACAAACTGTCTGCCGGACATCTTCTCTATGCCTGCCTGCTCACCCCGCAGGGGAAGTTCCTGCATGATTTCTTTATACAGGAAGGCGATGGTTTCCTCCTGCTGGATTGTGAAGGCGGCGCACGCGCGCGGGATTTATATCAACGCCTGAACACGTACCGCCTGCGGGCGGACGTCCGGCTTTCAATCGAAGAAGACAATTCCGTTTACGCGGTTTTCGGCTTCAAAGAAGGGCTGCCGGACCCCCGCCACCCCGATATGGATTTCCGCAGCTTTGAAAAACCGGATATGGAAGAAAAGCCTTTCGCGGAATGGGACCGCCGCCGGATTACGCTTGGCATTCCGGACGGAAGCCGCGATATGGAAGTCGAACGTTCAACGCTCCTTGAATGCCGCATTGACAAGCTCAATGGCATTGACTGGAACAAAGGCTGTTATATGGGACAGGAACTCACGGCGCGCACGCATCATCGCGGTCTTTGCAAAAAACATCTTGTGCCTGTAAAACTAAACGCTCCCGCACAGCCCCCTTTCACAGATATTGAAATCTGCGGAAAAATAGTTGGCAACATGCGATCTTCCTGCGGCGATATCGGATTGGCGCTTTTAAAAGATGAACATATTAAAAATATGAAGGAAAATAAAAATGGTAACCTCATCCCACTATAG